In a genomic window of Virgibacillus sp. SK37:
- the pdxK gene encoding pyridoxine/pyridoxal/pyridoxamine kinase encodes MTMKKTLTLAGSDSSGGAGIQADLKTFQEHGVYGMNALTSIVTMDPDNNWSHGVYPIDVEIVEKQLNTILSVGVDAMKTGMLGSVEIIELGARKIDEHNLENVVIDPVMVCKGEDEVLQPENTDAMRELLLPRADIITPNLFEAGQLARTGPIKTMDGMKDAAVKIYELGAKNVVIKGGKALEHDKAVDLFYDGKDFSWLENEKIDTLYNHGAGCTFAAAITSNLALGKSVKESVETAKDFVYEAIKHGWKLNEFVGPVKHGAYNQ; translated from the coding sequence ATGACAATGAAAAAAACATTAACACTTGCTGGATCTGATTCTAGTGGTGGAGCAGGCATACAGGCTGACTTAAAAACATTTCAGGAACACGGTGTATATGGCATGAATGCCTTGACATCTATTGTGACAATGGATCCAGATAACAATTGGAGCCATGGTGTATATCCAATTGATGTAGAAATCGTGGAAAAACAGCTGAATACAATTTTATCCGTTGGCGTAGATGCAATGAAAACAGGTATGCTTGGGTCTGTAGAGATTATCGAGCTTGGCGCCAGAAAAATAGATGAACATAACTTGGAAAATGTGGTAATTGATCCCGTTATGGTTTGTAAAGGAGAAGATGAAGTATTACAGCCGGAGAACACAGATGCAATGCGTGAGCTACTTCTCCCGCGTGCTGATATTATTACACCAAACTTATTTGAAGCTGGTCAATTAGCTCGCACAGGTCCAATTAAAACAATGGACGGAATGAAAGATGCTGCCGTGAAAATTTATGAACTAGGCGCGAAAAATGTTGTCATAAAAGGCGGAAAAGCTTTGGAACATGATAAAGCCGTAGACCTTTTTTATGACGGAAAAGATTTTAGTTGGTTAGAAAACGAGAAGATCGACACACTCTACAACCATGGAGCTGGTTGTACGTTTGCAGCAGCTATTACATCTAATCTTGCACTTGGAAAGTCTGTAAAAGAATCTGTGGAGACAGCTAAAGATTTTGTGTATGAAGCGATTAAACATGGTTGGAAGCTTAATGAGTTTGTTGGCCCTGTTAAGCACGGTGCATATAATCAATAA
- a CDS encoding ATP-binding cassette domain-containing protein, with the protein MFEIVDLEVDSIFGIEHVKIDTQVTSIVGQSGSGKSTFLRLLNNLDAPSKGNIYYRDKSLSDTDPIELRQKVVMVPQTPVIFDGTIYDNLVIGHEFSGQKRPAEEDLLKMLEMLQLDKNLHTNASELSGGEKQRLALGRVLLMDSAEVYLLDEPSSALDDKTAEHVLGKVINFSKNHDKQIIMVTHDQDLAKKYADKIIEMDMYSYNVKGGKK; encoded by the coding sequence TTGTTTGAAATAGTAGACCTAGAAGTAGATTCCATTTTCGGAATAGAACATGTAAAAATCGATACACAAGTGACAAGTATTGTCGGACAAAGCGGTAGCGGCAAATCCACCTTCCTCAGGTTACTTAATAACCTTGATGCACCATCAAAGGGTAACATTTATTATAGGGATAAATCGTTGTCGGATACGGATCCGATCGAACTTCGACAAAAAGTCGTGATGGTACCTCAAACACCGGTAATTTTTGATGGGACAATTTATGATAACTTGGTGATCGGTCATGAGTTTAGTGGTCAGAAGCGACCTGCAGAGGAAGATTTGCTAAAAATGCTGGAGATGCTGCAATTAGACAAAAATCTACATACGAATGCCAGTGAGCTCTCTGGTGGAGAGAAACAACGCTTAGCTCTTGGCAGGGTATTGCTAATGGATAGTGCCGAAGTGTATTTACTTGATGAACCTTCTTCTGCCCTTGATGATAAAACAGCTGAGCATGTATTAGGAAAAGTAATCAATTTTTCAAAAAACCATGATAAGCAGATCATTATGGTAACCCATGATCAAGACCTAGCAAAGAAGTATGCTGATAAAATAATTGAAATGGACATGTACAGCTACAATGTGAAAGGAGGGAAAAAATGA
- the fetB gene encoding iron export ABC transporter permease subunit FetB — translation MNNSEAMDLVFWQVVSAYLFIIIILAIVRIKKIPRKKLIIVSTLRMTLQLILVGYILIYIFDHPHPLLTIGIILFMLGFAIFNVYQRTKATIQLPLKKMIALAMIIGISVSLTYMMLVVLQLDPWYDPRIFIPIGGMIIGKTMTGVALGVNNLIHGMRDQQDKVEGALMLGASPKQAAKSIVNEAFDSAMLPTINAMVGMGIVFLPGMMTGQIIAGQQPVTAVKYQIAVMLGVAGTVSITVLIFLHLAYKSFFNEQKQFLLSKRSLSKSEKPVEFQ, via the coding sequence ATGAATAATAGTGAGGCAATGGACTTAGTTTTTTGGCAGGTTGTTTCCGCTTATCTATTTATCATCATCATCTTGGCAATTGTACGCATAAAGAAAATTCCGCGTAAAAAGTTAATTATTGTCTCCACATTAAGGATGACGTTACAGCTCATTCTTGTAGGCTATATCCTCATTTATATCTTTGATCATCCGCATCCATTGCTTACGATAGGAATTATTTTATTTATGCTTGGATTTGCTATTTTCAATGTTTATCAGAGGACAAAAGCAACCATTCAGCTACCTCTAAAGAAAATGATAGCATTGGCTATGATTATAGGAATAAGTGTTAGTTTAACCTATATGATGCTAGTTGTTCTTCAATTGGATCCTTGGTATGATCCACGAATTTTCATACCTATTGGTGGCATGATTATAGGAAAAACAATGACAGGTGTAGCGCTTGGCGTTAATAATCTAATTCATGGAATGCGTGATCAACAGGATAAAGTGGAAGGCGCATTAATGCTAGGTGCTTCGCCAAAACAAGCTGCTAAATCTATTGTTAACGAGGCATTCGATTCTGCTATGCTACCGACGATTAATGCAATGGTCGGTATGGGAATTGTATTTCTTCCAGGCATGATGACAGGACAAATCATTGCAGGTCAACAGCCTGTTACCGCAGTAAAATACCAAATTGCTGTCATGCTGGGTGTCGCAGGTACTGTATCTATTACGGTGCTGATTTTTCTTCATTTGGCCTACAAATCATTTTTTAATGAACAAAAACAGTTCTTGCTATCAAAACGAAGTCTTTCAAAGAGTGAAAAGCCGGTGGAGTTTCAATAA
- a CDS encoding MFS transporter → MGKKKGLFHYSWWVLIGLCIVVGLGKGALNGSAGLYLSPVAKDLDIGMGNLTLYLSVAAVITMVFLPIGGKLMAKYDTRVVLVTAIILQAGAFVAFGFMSSIWGWYIFAVPLAIGGVFTTVIVGPVLINQWFKKKNGLALGILGASGGALGALAQPAVGNMIADQGWRFAYIALGGAAIVISIPVIVLLFKKSPHAIGISPYGAKEVLANEIKGDSPVEVIADTGVSMADAKKSSAFYALAIFFFLVTSIASFTVHIPTYIINQGYSVTFAGNVMGGYMLGVLFGALAIGFFVDKIGSKKTAISAMILGMIAVSILTFITGNAVLITIAVILFGFVASNAISTMAPALTTSLFGSKNYSVIYSTASLGLAVASIIALPLYGYIFDFLGSYTPVLIGIIVMMGINILLILIAFKGTEKLKKAGLWN, encoded by the coding sequence ATGGGGAAAAAGAAAGGTTTATTTCATTATTCTTGGTGGGTCTTAATTGGACTCTGTATTGTTGTCGGATTAGGAAAAGGAGCGCTTAACGGTTCTGCCGGATTATACTTAAGCCCTGTAGCTAAAGATCTGGATATCGGTATGGGAAATCTGACTCTTTACTTAAGTGTGGCTGCTGTTATTACGATGGTATTTCTACCTATTGGCGGAAAATTAATGGCAAAGTATGACACGAGAGTTGTATTAGTAACAGCAATTATTCTACAAGCAGGCGCATTTGTTGCATTTGGTTTTATGAGTTCAATATGGGGCTGGTATATATTTGCAGTGCCTTTAGCTATTGGGGGAGTTTTTACCACAGTAATTGTTGGCCCTGTTCTCATTAATCAATGGTTCAAGAAAAAGAATGGACTTGCACTAGGAATTCTAGGTGCATCAGGTGGTGCTTTAGGAGCTCTTGCACAGCCTGCTGTAGGAAATATGATAGCTGACCAAGGGTGGAGATTTGCTTATATCGCTTTGGGCGGGGCTGCAATAGTTATTTCGATTCCTGTTATTGTCCTATTATTTAAGAAGTCACCACATGCTATTGGTATTTCTCCATATGGTGCTAAAGAAGTCTTAGCAAATGAAATTAAAGGTGATTCACCTGTGGAAGTAATAGCAGATACAGGAGTTTCTATGGCAGATGCAAAAAAATCATCCGCTTTTTACGCACTTGCTATCTTCTTCTTTCTAGTTACATCGATTGCAAGTTTTACTGTACATATCCCAACATATATTATTAATCAGGGCTACAGCGTGACTTTTGCAGGAAATGTAATGGGCGGTTATATGCTTGGAGTGTTGTTTGGAGCTTTAGCCATTGGCTTCTTCGTTGACAAAATCGGTTCAAAGAAAACCGCTATTTCTGCTATGATACTAGGCATGATAGCTGTCTCTATCCTAACCTTTATTACTGGTAATGCTGTATTAATAACAATCGCTGTTATTCTGTTTGGATTTGTTGCTTCCAACGCCATTAGTACGATGGCTCCAGCACTTACTACAAGTCTTTTTGGCAGCAAGAATTACAGTGTGATCTATTCTACTGCTTCTTTAGGATTAGCCGTGGCTTCCATTATTGCCCTACCATTGTATGGCTATATTTTTGATTTTCTGGGAAGCTACACCCCTGTTTTAATTGGAATTATAGTTATGATGGGGATCAACATATTATTAATTCTTATTGCATTTAAAGGTACGGAAAAGTTGAAGAAAGCTGGCTTATGGAACTAA
- a CDS encoding MFS transporter: protein MSKTKSKFHYAWLILIGLCVMVGLGKGALNNSAGLYLPPVAKDLDIGMGSLTLYLSISSIVTLIFLPIGGKMMAKYNTRILLTIAIILQAGAFAAFGLMRSVWGWYILSIPLAVGGVFITVIAGPVLINQWFKKSNGLALGIMGAAGGAVGAIAQPVVGGLIANQGWSSAYIYVGLAVIVVVVPIILLILRNSPKEKGLLPYGAASTGSEGNPSNEEIEDKGVTMAVAKKSSAFYALAVFFFLITAIASFSIHIPTYLTNQGYSVTFAGNIMGVYMIGVLVGALVLGFLSDKLGAKNTSLLAMVLGIVSVIMFLFFAESTLIISVAAVILGFMASSIGTLAPTLTTALFGNKEYSQIYATASLGLAVASIIALPVYGYAYDFTGSYTAVLYAIIGMFIVNIIAIIIAFNGKKKLEDQGLWN from the coding sequence ATGAGTAAGACAAAAAGTAAATTCCATTACGCATGGCTAATATTAATTGGTCTATGTGTTATGGTTGGTCTAGGTAAAGGCGCACTAAACAATTCAGCCGGATTGTATCTGCCTCCAGTAGCTAAAGATTTAGATATCGGAATGGGAAGCTTAACATTATACTTAAGTATTTCCTCTATCGTTACACTAATCTTCCTACCTATTGGCGGTAAAATGATGGCGAAATACAATACACGTATACTATTAACTATCGCTATTATACTTCAAGCCGGTGCTTTTGCAGCCTTCGGTTTGATGCGATCTGTATGGGGCTGGTACATATTATCAATTCCTTTAGCTGTAGGTGGTGTATTTATTACCGTTATTGCAGGTCCGGTATTAATCAATCAGTGGTTTAAGAAAAGTAATGGACTCGCTCTTGGTATCATGGGGGCTGCCGGTGGTGCAGTAGGTGCTATTGCCCAACCGGTTGTTGGTGGTTTGATCGCTAATCAAGGCTGGAGCAGTGCATATATATATGTAGGTCTTGCTGTCATTGTCGTTGTAGTACCTATTATCTTATTAATCTTAAGAAACTCACCAAAGGAAAAAGGTTTACTTCCATATGGTGCAGCTTCTACTGGTTCAGAAGGAAATCCTTCTAATGAAGAAATAGAAGATAAGGGAGTAACTATGGCTGTTGCAAAGAAATCATCTGCTTTTTATGCATTGGCGGTGTTCTTCTTCCTCATTACAGCAATTGCCAGTTTCTCTATTCATATTCCAACATACCTTACAAATCAAGGGTACAGTGTTACGTTTGCCGGGAACATCATGGGGGTTTACATGATTGGTGTATTAGTTGGTGCATTAGTATTAGGGTTCCTTAGTGACAAGCTAGGAGCAAAAAATACATCGCTTTTGGCAATGGTACTTGGAATTGTTTCGGTTATCATGTTTTTGTTTTTCGCAGAAAGCACATTGATTATCAGTGTTGCCGCTGTTATTCTTGGGTTTATGGCTTCTTCCATTGGTACCTTGGCTCCAACCCTTACCACTGCCTTATTCGGTAATAAGGAATACAGTCAAATTTATGCGACTGCTTCGTTAGGATTAGCAGTAGCTTCTATCATAGCATTACCTGTATATGGTTACGCATATGATTTCACTGGAAGTTATACTGCTGTATTATATGCGATTATCGGCATGTTTATTGTAAATATAATCGCCATCATTATTGCCTTTAATGGAAAGAAAAAACTTGAAGATCAAGGTCTCTGGAATTAA
- a CDS encoding lactonase family protein — MGKIFFGYTGTYTRKTSEGIYRFSLNTETGELRGPELTASVGSPTYLTIVPEKDRLYSVAQDNEMGGVRGYVINRQTGNLDEINGQLVEGAPPCHLDFGENGLVTGNYHKGTVGLHAVNEAGELDQGEFIKHEGSGPHERQEKPHVHFTGYTPEGNYIVVADLGTDQLVTYRKSEEGLEHVSTLKVNPGSGPRHIAFHPDGKHAYLLTELSSEVLVLNYDSNTGTFSVKQSIKAIPTDFKETNDASAIHITTDGKFLYTGNRGHNSVAAFQIDSQTKELSLIELVPSGGEWPRDFVLSPCENYLVVSNQHSGNLVLFERDTETGRLWKTNSQIDVPEVVCVKFLF, encoded by the coding sequence ATGGGAAAAATATTTTTTGGTTATACAGGTACATACACCCGTAAGACAAGTGAAGGTATTTATCGATTTTCACTCAATACAGAGACAGGTGAACTACGTGGACCTGAGCTCACAGCTAGCGTAGGCAGTCCAACCTATTTAACTATAGTTCCAGAGAAAGATAGGCTTTATTCCGTTGCGCAAGATAATGAAATGGGCGGCGTGCGCGGATATGTAATTAATAGGCAAACTGGAAATCTAGATGAAATAAATGGACAGCTTGTGGAAGGTGCTCCACCATGTCATTTGGATTTTGGTGAAAATGGCCTTGTAACAGGTAATTACCACAAAGGTACAGTAGGATTACATGCAGTAAACGAAGCTGGCGAGCTAGATCAAGGGGAGTTCATAAAGCATGAAGGAAGTGGCCCGCATGAACGACAAGAAAAGCCGCACGTTCACTTTACCGGTTATACCCCGGAAGGTAACTATATTGTTGTTGCTGATCTTGGCACAGACCAATTGGTAACTTATCGGAAGAGTGAAGAAGGGCTAGAGCATGTGTCTACATTGAAAGTAAATCCAGGAAGCGGTCCCCGTCATATCGCATTTCATCCTGACGGTAAGCATGCTTATCTATTGACAGAGCTTAGCTCAGAAGTACTCGTACTTAACTATGATTCAAACACAGGAACATTTTCAGTAAAACAATCCATTAAAGCAATTCCAACTGACTTTAAAGAAACAAATGATGCAAGTGCCATTCATATCACAACAGATGGTAAATTTCTTTATACAGGAAACAGAGGTCATAATAGTGTTGCAGCATTCCAAATAGATTCACAAACAAAAGAGCTTTCACTTATCGAATTGGTACCATCTGGAGGAGAATGGCCGCGTGATTTCGTGTTGAGTCCTTGTGAGAATTATCTCGTGGTGTCCAATCAGCATTCAGGTAATCTTGTACTTTTTGAGAGAGATACAGAAACAGGAAGATTGTGGAAAACAAATTCGCAAATAGATGTACCTGAAGTAGTGTGTGTAAAATTTCTATTCTAA
- the guaC gene encoding GMP reductase, with protein sequence MEKVFDYEDIQLIPRKCVVNSRSECDTTVKLGGYTFKLPVVPANMQTIIDENIAVNLAENGYFYIMHRFQPETRVAFIKDMQAKNLIASISVGVKEEEYAFITELAEQQLVPEFITIDIAHGHSNAVINMIQHIKNHLPKSFVIAGNVGTPEAVWELEHAGADATKVGIGPGKVCITKIKTGFGTGGWQLAAVRWCAKAATKPIIADGGIRTHGDIAKSVRFGATMVMIGSLFAGHEESPGQTIEKDGKLYKEYFGSASEHQKGEKKNVEGKKMYVDHKGPLKDTLIEMEQDLQSSISYAGGTDLEAIRRVDYAIVKNSIFNGDKVY encoded by the coding sequence ATGGAAAAAGTTTTTGATTATGAAGATATTCAATTAATTCCACGAAAATGTGTGGTAAATAGTAGGTCAGAGTGTGATACAACTGTTAAACTGGGTGGATATACTTTTAAGTTGCCTGTTGTACCAGCAAATATGCAAACAATTATTGATGAAAATATAGCTGTAAATCTAGCTGAAAATGGTTACTTTTATATCATGCATCGCTTTCAACCGGAAACGAGAGTAGCATTTATAAAAGATATGCAAGCAAAGAACCTAATTGCTTCAATTAGTGTTGGTGTTAAGGAAGAAGAATATGCATTTATTACAGAACTAGCAGAACAACAGCTTGTCCCAGAATTTATTACTATTGACATTGCCCATGGGCATTCAAATGCAGTAATTAATATGATTCAGCATATCAAAAATCATTTACCTAAGAGCTTTGTTATTGCAGGTAATGTTGGTACACCGGAAGCGGTATGGGAACTGGAACATGCCGGCGCTGATGCCACAAAAGTAGGAATAGGACCAGGTAAGGTTTGTATTACTAAGATAAAGACTGGTTTTGGCACTGGTGGATGGCAATTGGCAGCAGTTAGATGGTGTGCAAAAGCAGCTACAAAACCAATTATTGCTGATGGTGGAATTCGTACACATGGTGATATTGCAAAATCAGTTCGATTTGGTGCAACAATGGTAATGATCGGATCTTTATTTGCCGGTCATGAAGAATCACCTGGACAAACGATTGAGAAGGACGGAAAGTTATATAAAGAATATTTCGGTTCTGCATCTGAGCACCAAAAAGGCGAGAAGAAGAATGTAGAGGGTAAAAAGATGTATGTAGATCATAAAGGGCCATTAAAAGATACACTAATTGAAATGGAACAAGATCTTCAATCCTCTATCTCGTACGCCGGTGGAACAGACTTAGAGGCAATTCGCAGAGTAGATTACGCGATTGTGAAAAACTCTATTTTTAATGGAGATAAGGTATATTAA
- a CDS encoding gluconate 2-dehydrogenase subunit 3 family protein, with protein MSDKHSDKGNNGKTTTDPTSNLHDPSRRRFLKNTGMVAGGVVGGSLLGSLLTNQFATETPPKTDSQQETANNYQEARQFFSRLEDFKVLEAATERIYPEDDNGPGAIGLGVPYFIDKQLAGPWGMNARDYRHAPFIKYDQVESMRGKSDEKLPPNQQGAQGADNKPETELQRDQSRLMRREIFLQGIRRLNTESQKRFKVVFNEAEEEQQIELLQDMESGKIKMKGVASENFFILLRLATLEGAYSDPLYGGNRNMAGWKMKEFPGAQASYTNVIEKDEFAKLDPISLNNYQGH; from the coding sequence ATGTCAGACAAGCATTCTGATAAAGGTAATAATGGCAAAACTACTACCGACCCAACTTCTAATTTACACGACCCTAGTCGTCGCCGATTTCTAAAAAATACAGGAATGGTAGCTGGAGGTGTAGTTGGTGGCTCTTTGCTAGGAAGCTTGCTTACCAATCAATTTGCTACGGAAACCCCACCTAAAACAGATTCCCAACAGGAAACAGCTAATAATTATCAGGAAGCAAGGCAATTCTTTAGTCGATTGGAAGATTTTAAAGTATTAGAAGCTGCTACGGAGCGAATTTATCCTGAGGATGATAACGGACCTGGGGCAATTGGCCTTGGTGTTCCCTATTTTATTGATAAACAACTGGCAGGCCCGTGGGGAATGAATGCAAGAGATTACCGACATGCGCCTTTCATTAAATATGATCAAGTGGAGAGTATGAGAGGGAAAAGTGATGAAAAACTTCCTCCAAACCAACAGGGCGCACAAGGGGCGGATAATAAGCCTGAAACAGAATTACAACGTGATCAATCCCGTCTGATGAGAAGAGAAATCTTCTTACAAGGAATACGTCGGTTAAATACGGAAAGTCAAAAAAGGTTCAAAGTGGTATTTAATGAAGCTGAAGAAGAGCAACAAATTGAACTACTCCAAGATATGGAATCAGGGAAAATTAAAATGAAGGGTGTCGCCTCCGAAAATTTCTTCATACTTTTACGACTGGCAACACTGGAGGGTGCTTATTCAGATCCGTTATATGGGGGCAATCGAAATATGGCTGGCTGGAAAATGAAGGAATTCCCTGGGGCACAAGCTTCCTATACAAACGTTATCGAAAAAGATGAGTTCGCTAAATTGGATCCAATTAGCTTAAACAATTATCAAGGACACTAA
- a CDS encoding GMC family oxidoreductase: protein MAKKLSKVDAVIVGSGWAGGIIAAELAKKGYKVVGLERGENKKPEDYIGTKDELRFSRRYEMMQDLTKETITSRKRDSETALPVRTNENALLGTDTGGAGVHWNGVNFRFLPYDFEIYSKTVERYGEGKIPKDMTLQDWGITYNDLEKYYDQYEKMAGISGEKNPIGPERSDDYPNPPMKDSPAIRLFKEATKKLGYHPYHIPSANVSKTYENPDGQTINACMYCAFCETYGCDFGAKSDPLVTVLPTAKKTGNYELRNGANVTRVLHDGKRATGLLYTDNTTGIEYAQPADIVVLAGFIFTNTRLLLLSEIGTPYNPKSGKGIIGKNFTGHFNNINYLGARGFFDEKKFNNFAGAGAFGATIDDFSGDNIDHSQLKFLHGFEVQIQTTGNRPIATNFVPSGTPSWGKEFKDKSLHYTNRNLYVNALAGTLPWKNNYMDLDPTYKDFLGNPLLRVTYKYTDQDKNLIKYAIGKCEEIMKEMGADKVEPDTVPDDIDFNSSYTTGHFGGGVIMGEDPDTSAVNNYSQMWDMDNLFVVGASSFPHFPNYNPTETVGALAYRAAEGIDNYLSNGGGLLVNRQNKRKNA, encoded by the coding sequence ATGGCAAAGAAGCTATCAAAAGTAGATGCAGTAATTGTTGGCTCTGGTTGGGCCGGAGGAATTATTGCTGCCGAACTTGCTAAGAAAGGATACAAGGTAGTTGGACTTGAACGTGGAGAAAATAAAAAGCCGGAAGATTATATTGGCACGAAAGATGAATTACGTTTCTCCCGAAGATATGAAATGATGCAAGACCTAACAAAGGAAACAATAACTTCTAGAAAAAGAGATTCAGAAACGGCTTTACCAGTGCGCACGAATGAAAATGCCCTACTTGGAACGGATACAGGTGGAGCAGGGGTACATTGGAACGGTGTGAATTTTCGATTCCTTCCATATGATTTTGAAATTTATAGCAAAACAGTAGAACGTTACGGTGAAGGGAAAATACCAAAAGATATGACTCTCCAAGACTGGGGAATTACATATAATGATTTGGAAAAGTATTACGACCAATATGAAAAAATGGCGGGAATTTCCGGGGAGAAAAACCCCATTGGACCAGAACGGTCAGATGATTATCCTAACCCACCAATGAAGGATTCACCAGCCATCCGTCTTTTTAAAGAAGCAACCAAAAAGCTAGGTTATCACCCGTATCATATTCCAAGTGCCAATGTGTCCAAAACATACGAGAACCCGGATGGGCAAACGATTAATGCTTGTATGTACTGTGCATTTTGTGAGACATATGGCTGTGATTTTGGCGCAAAATCGGACCCGTTAGTCACAGTTCTTCCTACAGCCAAGAAAACAGGAAACTATGAACTGCGGAATGGGGCTAATGTCACTCGTGTACTACACGATGGCAAACGTGCGACAGGTCTTTTATATACAGATAATACTACAGGGATAGAGTATGCACAACCAGCAGATATTGTCGTCCTTGCAGGGTTTATCTTTACCAATACCCGCCTATTATTATTATCTGAGATTGGGACACCTTATAATCCCAAAAGTGGAAAAGGAATTATTGGCAAGAACTTCACCGGGCATTTTAATAACATTAATTATCTCGGGGCAAGAGGTTTCTTTGATGAGAAAAAATTTAATAACTTCGCTGGAGCAGGAGCGTTTGGGGCTACCATTGATGACTTCAGCGGAGATAATATCGACCATTCTCAATTGAAATTCCTTCATGGTTTTGAAGTTCAAATACAGACAACAGGAAACAGACCCATCGCTACTAATTTCGTTCCGAGCGGCACACCTTCCTGGGGAAAGGAATTTAAAGATAAATCCTTGCATTATACCAATCGTAATCTATATGTAAATGCGTTAGCCGGTACGCTGCCATGGAAAAACAACTACATGGACCTTGATCCAACGTATAAAGACTTCCTTGGTAATCCATTGTTACGGGTGACATATAAATATACAGATCAGGATAAAAACTTAATTAAGTATGCCATTGGAAAGTGTGAAGAGATTATGAAAGAAATGGGCGCAGATAAGGTCGAGCCTGATACCGTTCCGGATGACATAGACTTTAACAGTTCCTATACGACAGGGCACTTTGGGGGTGGCGTCATCATGGGAGAAGATCCTGACACCTCTGCGGTTAACAATTATTCTCAGATGTGGGATATGGACAATCTATTTGTTGTGGGTGCCTCTTCCTTCCCACACTTTCCAAACTATAACCCGACGGAAACTGTAGGTGCTCTTGCATACCGTGCCGCAGAGGGAATTGATAACTATTTAAGCAACGGTGGCGGTTTATTAGTAAATAGACAAAACAAAAGGAAAAATGCATAG
- a CDS encoding LysR family transcriptional regulator substrate-binding protein, with amino-acid sequence MLIVVIIIGIANTSIKTACSLVEKGLGSTIIPQNYIEEDSLKKISVMRMKDPVLSRTVYLATNKNRYLPPIVTRFIKDIHGHFNNSI; translated from the coding sequence ATATTAATCGTTGTAATAATAATTGGCATCGCAAATACATCAATTAAAACGGCTTGCAGTTTAGTAGAAAAAGGTTTGGGAAGTACAATAATACCGCAGAATTATATAGAAGAGGATTCGCTTAAAAAGATAAGTGTTATGCGAATGAAGGATCCTGTCCTTTCAAGAACAGTCTATTTAGCGACAAATAAAAACAGATACTTGCCGCCAATTGTAACGCGCTTCATTAAAGATATTCATGGTCATTTTAATAACTCAATTTAA
- a CDS encoding hexose kinase, with amino-acid sequence MILTITLNPSVDISYHLPDEFKLDTVNRVTDVSKTAGGKGLNVTRVLKQLGEDVAATGFLGGNLGEFIHEELRTMDVKDFYVSIAGQTRNCIAVLHEGQQTEILESGPEISQEEATIFLDKMEEYLHQADYITISGSLPKGLKFSYYNDVLTITGKTKTPVLLDTKGELLKRVLENETKPFLIKPNQSELADLIGRELTTEVAVAEALQRDVLRDIPWIVVTLGADGAVVKHTNTLYYAQIPKVKAVNPVGSGDSVIAGFASGLARNLRGEELIKYGLTMGVLNAMQEKTGYIDTTKIDWCMKEIKVEEMNI; translated from the coding sequence TTGATTCTAACAATTACTTTAAATCCTTCTGTAGATATTAGCTATCATCTTCCAGATGAATTCAAATTGGATACGGTAAATCGAGTCACTGATGTATCAAAAACAGCTGGTGGAAAGGGACTAAATGTGACAAGGGTGTTGAAGCAGCTTGGAGAGGATGTTGCTGCTACGGGATTCCTTGGTGGCAATCTGGGTGAATTCATTCATGAAGAATTAAGAACGATGGATGTCAAGGACTTTTATGTTTCTATTGCTGGGCAAACTAGAAACTGTATAGCTGTTCTTCATGAAGGACAGCAAACAGAAATATTGGAAAGTGGCCCGGAGATCTCTCAAGAAGAAGCAACTATATTCCTGGATAAGATGGAAGAGTATTTACACCAGGCTGATTATATTACTATCTCAGGAAGTTTGCCGAAGGGGTTAAAATTCAGTTATTATAATGATGTACTAACGATTACTGGAAAAACGAAGACCCCTGTGCTCCTTGATACAAAGGGAGAGTTGTTGAAGCGTGTACTTGAAAACGAGACCAAGCCTTTCCTGATAAAACCGAACCAGTCTGAATTAGCTGACTTGATCGGAAGAGAATTGACCACGGAGGTGGCTGTGGCTGAAGCACTGCAGCGAGATGTACTCCGAGATATACCATGGATAGTGGTTACTTTGGGTGCAGATGGAGCTGTGGTGAAACATACAAACACACTTTACTATGCACAAATACCAAAAGTAAAGGCGGTTAACCCGGTTGGTTCCGGAGATTCTGTCATTGCAGGCTTTGCTTCCGGTTTAGCAAGAAACCTTAGGGGTGAGGAACTCATAAAGTATGGTTTAACTATGGGAGTTTTGAATGCCATGCAGGAAAAAACAGGTTACATTGACACAACTAAAATTGACTGGTGTATGAAGGAAATAAAAGTAGAAGAAATGAATATTTAA